The following are encoded in a window of Paenibacillaceae bacterium GAS479 genomic DNA:
- a CDS encoding urease subunit alpha, with translation MKTIDRATYASMYGPTTGDRVRLGNTSLKIEIEKDFTVYGDECVFGGGKTVRDGMGQHPLATRDEGVLDTVITNAIIIDTWGIVKADIGIKDGLISGIGKSGNPLIMDGVTPNMYIGVGTEVISGENLIVTAGGVDSHVHFISPQQIEIALQSGTTTFVGGGSGPATGTLATNCTSGVWHIQRMLQATDSLPMNFVLLGRGNSAQPAALREQVLAGVGALKIHEDWGSTPYVIDTCLNVAEEYDIQVNIHTDTLNEAGYVEDSLRSFNGRAIHTYHTEGAGGGHAPDLLRVASMPNVLPSSTSPTMPYTRNTLDEHLDMLMMCHHLDPRIPEDVAFAASRIRETTIGAEDILHDIGAISMTSSDSQAMGRVGEVATRTWQTADKMKQQRGPLPGDERADNNRVKRYIAKYTINPAITHGISSYVGSIEAGKMADLVLWKPAFFGAKPEMVLKGGMIAHALMGDPNASISTPQPYMYRPMFGSYGSARSASCATFVSQAALDAGTLEALGLTKQLKPVRNCRTVTKKDLILNGETPDIQVDPTTYTVTVNGESLVCRPSDTLPLAQLYFLS, from the coding sequence ATGAAAACAATTGATCGTGCAACCTACGCAAGCATGTACGGACCGACAACTGGGGATCGTGTTCGCCTCGGCAATACATCGCTAAAAATCGAAATAGAAAAAGACTTTACGGTATATGGCGATGAATGCGTATTTGGCGGAGGAAAAACGGTCCGGGACGGAATGGGGCAGCACCCGCTCGCAACTAGGGATGAGGGCGTTCTGGACACGGTCATTACGAATGCCATTATTATTGATACTTGGGGAATTGTGAAAGCAGACATCGGCATAAAAGACGGATTAATCAGTGGAATAGGGAAATCCGGAAACCCGTTGATCATGGACGGTGTTACTCCGAATATGTACATTGGTGTTGGTACGGAGGTTATATCCGGTGAGAATCTGATTGTAACGGCCGGAGGCGTCGACAGCCATGTTCACTTCATTTCCCCGCAACAAATCGAAATTGCATTGCAGAGTGGTACTACGACGTTCGTCGGTGGCGGATCTGGTCCGGCCACGGGTACGTTAGCTACCAACTGCACATCAGGTGTATGGCATATTCAGCGCATGCTTCAAGCAACAGATTCCCTACCGATGAACTTCGTTCTGCTTGGTCGGGGAAATAGCGCTCAACCGGCAGCGCTTAGGGAACAAGTACTCGCGGGAGTCGGAGCTCTTAAAATTCACGAAGACTGGGGAAGCACCCCTTACGTAATCGATACATGCTTAAACGTCGCTGAGGAATACGACATACAGGTTAATATTCATACCGACACATTAAATGAAGCCGGCTATGTGGAAGACAGCCTTCGTTCGTTTAATGGTCGCGCCATTCATACTTATCATACAGAAGGGGCCGGCGGAGGACACGCTCCGGACTTGCTGCGCGTAGCTTCCATGCCAAACGTACTTCCTTCCTCAACCAGCCCTACGATGCCTTACACGCGTAATACTTTAGATGAGCACTTGGATATGCTTATGATGTGTCATCACCTAGACCCGCGAATTCCCGAGGATGTCGCCTTTGCCGCCTCTAGAATCAGGGAGACGACTATCGGCGCGGAAGATATTCTGCATGATATCGGAGCGATCAGCATGACGAGTTCGGACTCGCAGGCGATGGGTCGCGTAGGTGAAGTTGCCACAAGAACATGGCAAACCGCTGATAAAATGAAACAACAGCGTGGTCCTTTACCCGGCGACGAGCGAGCCGACAACAATCGCGTAAAGCGGTATATCGCGAAATACACGATCAATCCTGCCATCACGCACGGAATATCCAGTTACGTTGGATCGATCGAAGCTGGCAAAATGGCGGATTTGGTGCTCTGGAAGCCCGCGTTCTTCGGGGCGAAGCCAGAAATGGTTCTGAAAGGAGGCATGATTGCTCATGCGCTAATGGGAGATCCGAACGCTTCGATTTCAACTCCACAGCCGTATATGTACAGACCGATGTTCGGTAGTTATGGAAGTGCTCGCTCGGCTTCATGCGCAACGTTCGTTTCCCAAGCAGCGCTTGACGCAGGAACTTTAGAGGCGCTTGGTCTAACAAAACAGCTGAAACCCGTGCGGAACTGTCGAACCGTTACTAAGAAAGATCTGATTCTAAATGGGGAAACCCCTGATATTCAGGTTGATCCTACAACTTACACGGTAACGGTCAATGGTGAATCCCTCGTGTGTCGACCTTCCGATACGCTTCCACTTGCACAGCTATACTTCCTAAGTTAG
- a CDS encoding 8-oxo-dGTP pyrophosphatase MutT, NUDIX family has protein sequence MNTNKRYANLFQKATWGKVESKFIMELPDASLISNVNVVPFIDKECIVIRLENGEWEIPGGTLEKDEDYPTTIKRELLEEAGAILQSFVPFGAWKCFSNHDHAYKPHLPHPEFYRLVGYGNVELFSKPQIPDDGGEKVVKVEKMSVEEAAAKFHETGRPDLAELYKLAEELRNEKLPYSSLD, from the coding sequence ATGAACACAAATAAACGGTATGCAAACCTATTCCAAAAAGCGACATGGGGAAAAGTTGAATCGAAATTTATAATGGAATTGCCAGATGCGAGCCTTATTTCGAATGTAAATGTTGTACCGTTTATAGACAAGGAATGCATTGTCATTCGTTTAGAAAATGGAGAATGGGAAATACCAGGTGGGACTTTAGAAAAGGATGAAGATTATCCTACTACAATAAAACGAGAACTACTAGAGGAAGCAGGGGCAATTTTACAATCTTTTGTGCCGTTTGGAGCATGGAAATGCTTCTCAAATCATGATCATGCATATAAACCTCACTTACCGCATCCTGAATTTTATCGACTTGTTGGATATGGGAATGTGGAATTATTTTCGAAACCTCAAATTCCAGATGATGGTGGCGAGAAAGTTGTTAAGGTAGAAAAAATGTCCGTAGAAGAAGCTGCTGCTAAATTTCACGAAACCGGAAGACCTGATTTAGCAGAACTCTACAAGTTAGCAGAAGAACTTCGTAATGAGAAACTACCATATTCGTCACTCGACTAG
- a CDS encoding urease subunit gamma/beta → MNLTVQEREKLLMYLAADMAQKRLARGVKLNYPEAVALITGFVVEGARDGKTVRALMEEARHILTAEQVMDGVSELLSEVQVEATFPDGTKLVTVHDPIEGSTATIMPGAYEFADEPIVLLPGRSRINRTVTNSGSRPIQIGSHFHFYECNAALTFEREGTQGYRLDIPSGLSVRIEPNETQTIELVEIGGSKEIHGFAGKINGRAKS, encoded by the coding sequence ATGAATTTGACTGTGCAAGAACGAGAGAAGCTATTAATGTATCTTGCCGCCGACATGGCGCAGAAGAGGTTAGCCCGTGGTGTCAAGCTCAACTACCCCGAAGCGGTTGCTCTGATTACAGGCTTTGTTGTGGAAGGCGCTCGCGATGGAAAAACTGTGCGTGCTCTTATGGAAGAGGCGCGCCACATTTTAACGGCGGAACAAGTGATGGACGGCGTTTCTGAATTGTTGAGCGAAGTACAGGTCGAGGCGACTTTTCCAGACGGCACGAAGCTTGTAACCGTCCATGATCCGATAGAAGGATCTACAGCCACAATAATGCCGGGAGCCTATGAATTTGCTGACGAACCTATCGTGTTACTTCCCGGTCGTTCGCGGATTAATCGGACTGTCACCAATTCGGGCAGCCGTCCTATCCAAATCGGTTCTCATTTCCACTTTTACGAATGCAACGCTGCACTTACTTTTGAACGAGAAGGTACGCAAGGCTATCGTCTAGATATTCCGTCTGGTTTATCCGTTCGAATTGAGCCTAATGAAACGCAAACAATCGAATTGGTCGAAATCGGAGGCTCCAAAGAGATCCACGGCTTCGCAGGCAAAATCAATGGGAGGGCGAAGTCATGA
- a CDS encoding transposase, IS30 family produces the protein MSYSHLSIIERGQLETLHRLGWSTRAIASQLGRHHSTISREIRRGCMEKDYQAGTAQQAYQERRALSVPVGKYSSELAEELSQKLAQTWSPEQISARRKVEGEATVCFKTIYRWLYRGLVAARTVKVLRHKGKRQKPVETRGRFPVGTPISKRPKEIRSRTTFGHWELDTVVSSRGKSKACAATFIERKTRLYMALKIPDRTAYSMEVACGVAISQYPTNVFKTATTDRGKEFACYMNVEAFHGVKVYFADPYSSWQRGSNENANGLLREFFPKGHDFASVTDEQLAEAIRLINNRPRKCLGWKSAHEAFMEELSHLA, from the coding sequence ATGAGCTACTCCCATCTTAGCATAATTGAACGCGGTCAGCTAGAAACCTTGCATCGTCTAGGTTGGTCAACCCGAGCCATTGCCAGCCAATTAGGACGTCACCACTCCACTATCTCGCGTGAAATCCGCCGCGGTTGTATGGAAAAAGACTATCAAGCTGGGACAGCTCAGCAAGCCTATCAAGAACGACGAGCTTTATCCGTGCCTGTCGGGAAATACTCGTCTGAGCTTGCAGAAGAGCTCAGCCAAAAGCTCGCTCAAACCTGGTCTCCCGAGCAAATCTCGGCAAGGCGAAAGGTGGAGGGGGAGGCAACCGTGTGCTTCAAGACCATCTACAGATGGCTCTATCGTGGGCTTGTTGCAGCCAGGACGGTCAAGGTTTTACGGCATAAGGGCAAACGTCAGAAACCGGTGGAGACACGCGGACGTTTCCCTGTCGGCACTCCGATTAGCAAGCGTCCGAAAGAGATTCGCAGCCGGACCACGTTCGGTCATTGGGAACTGGACACCGTTGTCTCCAGCCGAGGAAAAAGCAAAGCCTGTGCTGCCACCTTTATCGAGCGAAAAACTCGCTTGTACATGGCCTTAAAGATTCCGGATCGGACGGCTTACTCGATGGAAGTCGCCTGTGGGGTTGCAATCAGCCAGTACCCTACGAACGTATTCAAGACGGCTACAACGGATCGAGGGAAAGAATTTGCCTGCTACATGAACGTGGAAGCCTTTCACGGAGTAAAGGTCTACTTTGCTGATCCCTATTCCTCATGGCAACGTGGGTCCAACGAGAACGCCAATGGCTTGCTTCGAGAGTTCTTTCCAAAAGGACATGATTTCGCTTCCGTTACGGATGAACAACTAGCTGAGGCTATTCGTCTCATTAACAACCGTCCCCGTAAATGCCTCGGGTGGAAGTCGGCTCACGAAGCCTTCATGGAAGAGCTGTCGCACTTAGCTTGA